One Pararge aegeria chromosome 1, ilParAegt1.1, whole genome shotgun sequence genomic region harbors:
- the LOC120636406 gene encoding uncharacterized protein LOC120636406: MGELEIVGGSENGIVQGGVGVVEFGLGTDEIEEMSVEVSVRSTEVDKAMSDSSLMSENRPRSGSESSANASGRLWQGQGAKRPRLEDDLLSSEEERPGTLVPARIKDRRPTVEEYVGLVKSKETLKREERAELRRQAEDKLLRESVVAKFRREIRKKKDSVRSQAKTMTAAQIQKQVLEDVALITKVAKTSTNLKGTFVRDLKDAVASITDAIEVLGSRTISEETRQLQNDNSRLQAEMASLRSEMAQLREDMERVRSQGSMHTFSHNNNMTEELPPVPQPQQKLKVRRANATLTASSNEELCRSVMVQVGEMVNARLASFEDRLLPEKSLRPPLAADKKRPRKTASTVDATIRENVPGPNKPTQEKNNVRESRPAPTCLPSEGQWEKVSNRKKKGRNKKRNRDLIGKTTLLRSQEQPQQQGRPQLRPQEKLERKLRPPRSAAVVLTLQPGAEEKGVTYATVLNEAKKRIVLPDLGITALRFKRAAAGGRILEVPGASSSDKADSLAQKLKEIMSDDVVRVSRPIKSVEMRVSGLDDSVSGEEVVAAIAQLGGCPAEQVRAGDIRSDNTGLGTLWIRCPIAAAKKVAEGGRLLVGWISAQVKVLDVRSQLCYRCWQRGHMKSQCTNDVDRSKTCYRCGQEGHKARGCSAAPHCSVCAASGKMADHRVGSSTCGQSNSGRSKKQLQKGKAATDPRVSSQSVHPPSNTRARDEEASMSEG; encoded by the coding sequence ATGGGAGAGTTGGAGATTGTGGGGGGATCAGAGAATGGTATTGTGCAGGGGGGAGTGGGAGTGGTTGAGTTTGGGTTAGGGACAGATGAGATAGAAGAAATGAGTGTGGAAGTGTCTGTAAGGAGTACAGAAGTGGATAAGGCGATGTCAGACAGCAGCTTAATGTCTGAGAATAGACCCAGATCGGGATCTGAGTCCTCTGCAAATGCATCTGGCCGTCTATGGCAGGGGCAAGGTGCAAAGAGACCACGCCTCGAAGATGATTTGTTGTCTTCTGAGGAGGAGAGGCCTGGTACGCTAGTGCCCGCTAGAATAAAAGATCGTCGACCAACAGTAGAGGAATATGTTGGACTGGTTAAAAGCAAGGAGACCCTCAAAAGAGAAGAAAGAGCGGAGCTGCGTAGGCAGGCTGAGGACAAGCTCTTGAGGGAATCAGTTGTTGCAAAATTCAGGCGCGAGATTCGTAAAAAGAAGGATTCAGTTAGGTCACAGGCGAAAACTATGACTGCGGCCCAAATTCAGAAACAAGTACTAGAGGACGTGGCCCTTATAACGAAAGTGGCTAAAACGTCCACCAACTTAAAAGGGACCTTTGTGCGTGATTTAAAAGATGCTGTAGCCTCCATTACGGATGCTATAGAAGTTCTTGGTTCGCGCACCATTTCGGAAGAGACGCGGCAGCTGCAGAACGACAATTCTCGACTGCAGGCTGAAATGGCCAGCCTCCGTTCGGAGATGGCCCAACTGAGAGAAGATATGGAGAGGGTTCGGTCGCAAGGTTCCATGCACACCTtctcacataataataatatgactgAGGAGCTGCCCCCTGTTCCGCAGCCTCAGCAAAAATTGAAAGTCCGACGTGCTAACGCTACGTTGACTGCGTCTTCAAATGAGGAACTCTGTCGTTCGGTGATGGTCCAGGTTGGAGAAATGGTTAATGCCCGCCTGGCCTCCTTTGAAGACCGACTCCTCCCGGAGAAAAGCCTGAGGCCCCCGCTTGCAGCGGATAAGAAGAGGCCAAGGAAAACTGCGTCTACTGTCGATGCTACCATCCGCGAGAATGTTCCGGGTCCCAATAAGCCTACCCAGGAGAAGAATAATGTAAGAGAGTCACGACCGGCCCCCACTTGTTTACCTAGCGAAGGACAATGGGAAAAAGTTagtaataggaaaaaaaaagggaGGAATAAAAAGAGGAACCGAGACTTGATAGGGAAAACAACATTGTTGCGATCCCAAGAGCAGCCGCAGCAGCAAGGACGCCCGCAGCTCAGACCTCAAGAGAAGTTGGAACGCAAGCTCCGTCCTCCACGATCAGCAGCCGTGGTCCTCACGCTGCAGCCAGGGGCTGAGGAGAAGGGCGTTACGTATGCCACAGTGCTCAATGAGGCCAAGAAAAGAATTGTCCTTCCTGACCTTGGCATAACTGCTTTGCGGTTCAAAAGAGCTGCGGCGGGAGGACGAATTTTGGAAGTGCCAGGAGCTTCCAGTTCTGATAAGGCAGACTCTCTTGCTCAAAAGCTGAAGGAAATAATGAGCGATGATGTTGTCCGAGTTTCCAGACCCATTAAATCTGTAGAAATGCGTGTGTCTGGTCTGGATGACTCTGTTTCTGGCGAAGAAGTGGTGGCTGCTATAGCGCAGCTTGGCGGTTGTCCAGCTGAGCAGGTGCGGGCTGGTGATATCAGAAGCGATAACACAGGTCTTGGGACATTGTGGATTCGTTGCCCAATTGCAGCTGCCAAAAAGGTAGCTGAGGGTGGAAGGCTCTTAGTAGGCTGGATTTCAGCACAAGTTAAGGTGCTCGATGTGCGGTCACAGTTGTGTTACCGTTGTTGGCAAAGAGGACACATGAAATCACAATGCACCAACGATGTCGATCGTAGCAAAACCTGTTACCGATGCGGACAGGAGGGGCACAAGGCGAGAGGATGCTCTGCTGCACCGCACTGCAGCGTGTGCGCGGCAAGTGGAAAAATGGCTGATCACAGAGTGGGCAGTAGTACCTGTGGCCAGTCTAACTCTGGAAGAAGTAAAAAACAGTTGCAGAAAGGCAAGGCTGCCACTGACCCCCGGGTCTCTTCGCAGTCTGTCCACCCGCCCTCAAATACACGAGCCCGGGATGAGGAAGCCTCAATGTCCGAGGGTTAA
- the LOC120636256 gene encoding uncharacterized protein LOC120636256, with translation MRELNESLQFHSAKLDEVVGCIDAFKQTIRNLEKKNVELTNKNNNLETRVGALEQQLQELEQEKLIDCVEIANVPYQSMDADIKLVEKVALKLQQSIEGIKSLLRLQVRKDQPPNIKVELQDENTQVKWIMAAKNIKTTVADICPSEKNNKDIVYINEAMTKTNKKILWMAKQELKTNQRFKYVWFKKGFVKARKDDDSKTYTIKTMADLNGLINIKNKGPNS, from the coding sequence ATGCGTGAACTTAATGAGTCTTTGCAGTTTCATAGCGCAAAATTAGACGAGGTAGTGGGGTGTATTGATGCGTTTAAACAAACCATTAGAAACCTCGAGAAGAAAAATGTGGAAttaacgaataaaaataataaccttGAAACACGTGTTGGAGCCCTCGAGCAACAACTACAGGAATTGGAGCAAGAAAAGCTTATTGATTGTGTAGAAATAGCAAATGTCCCCTATCAGAGTATGGATGCGGATATCAAATTAGTAGAAAAGGTGGCATTAAAGCTACAACAGTCAATAGAAGGAATAAAAAGCTTACTTAGACTACAAGTGAGGAAAGATCAACCTCCTAATATTAAAGTGGAGCTACAGGACGAAAATACTCAAGTAAAATGGATAATGGCtgctaaaaacattaaaactacgGTAGCGGATATTTGCCCCTCAGAGAAAAATAATAAGGATATAGTTTATATCAATGAAGCAATGAcgaaaactaacaaaaaaatattgtggatGGCAAAGCAAGAGTTGAAAACCAATCAGAGATTCAAGTACGTATGGTTTAAAAAAGGTTTCGTTAAGGCACGCAAAGATGACGACTCAAAAACATATACGATAAAAACGATGGCAGATTTAAATGGCCttatcaacattaaaaataaaggaCCCAATTCTTAA